A genome region from Aptenodytes patagonicus chromosome 26, bAptPat1.pri.cur, whole genome shotgun sequence includes the following:
- the LOC143171174 gene encoding feather beta keratin-like codes for MSCYDLCRPCGPTPLANSCNEPCVRQCQDSRVVIQPSPVVVTLPGPILSSFPQNTAVGSTTSAAVGSILSEEGVPISSGGFGLSGLGGRYCGRRCLPC; via the coding sequence ATGTCCTGCTACGACCTGTGCCGCCCCTGTGGCCCAACcccgcttgccaacagctgcaacgagccctgcgtcaggcagtgccaggactcccgggtggtgatccagccctctcccgtggtggtgaccctacCCGgacccatcctcagctccttcccccagaacaccgCTGTGGGATCcaccacctccgctgctgttggcagcatcctgagtgaggagggagtgcccatctcctccggggGCTTTGGCCTCTCTGGCCTTGGCGGCCGCTACTGCGGCAGAAGGTGCCTGCCCTGCTAA
- the LOC143171185 gene encoding feather beta keratin-like gives MSCYDLCRPCGPTPLANSCNEPCVRQCQDSRVIIEPSPVVVTLPGPILSSFPQNTAVGSTTSAAVGSILSEEGVPISSGGFGLSGLGGRYCGRRCLPC, from the coding sequence ATGTCCTGCTACGACCTGTGCCGCCCCTGTGGCCCAACcccgcttgccaacagctgcaacgagccctgcgtcaggcagtgccaggactcccgggtgATTATCGagccctctcccgtggtggtgaccctacCCGgacccatcctcagctccttcccccagaacaccgCTGTGGGATCcaccacctccgctgctgttggcagcatcctgagtgaggagggagtgcccatctcctccggggGCTTTGGCCTCTCTGGCCTTGGCGGCCGCTACTGCGGCAGAAGGTGCCTGCCCTGCTAA